The Candidatus Hydrogenedentota bacterium nucleotide sequence GTAGAAGGCCTCCTGCGCCCAGGCATTCCGGGCGGTGGGCTCGTGCATCATTACCGGAACATACTGCTGCTCCGACCACGAAATCAGGTCCTTCGAACTCGCATGGCCAATGCCCCGCTCCTGCCAGCCCGGCGTCCACACCATGTGAAACAGACCATCCGCGCCGGTGATGATGCAGGGATCCCGCATGAGCACCGATTCGCCCACCTTCGGTGCGAGCCACACGTGGTCCTTGCGCACCTCCTCCCAGCGGAGGCCATCCTCGCTCGTGGCGAGATACAGCCCCGCCTCGCCGTTGTTGCGGAAGAAGGAAAAGAGAAGGACGTTGTCCTCCTCGGCGGCCCTCAGCGGAAGCGCGGAGAGCAACGAGATCGCAATCGCGGTGATGCAAAAATGCCGGCGGTGGATTGAAGGCTTCATGACCATTTTCCCTTTCTGTTCACTCGACGAAACAAGGCCATCATAGTACTCCACACGCCGAGGAACGATAAACGGCGATGCGACCGAGATGCCATCGCTGGTAGCGCCGCTCTTGATCCACTTTGCCCTTTGTGCCTTGGCGCCTTTGCGTGACCTCTTTTTCTCGGCCCACGCACAGTTTCAGTTGCACGAGGTGAGCAACTCCTCCCGCCCCGCGTTGCCCCGCCCCGCCGTGCTCCTTTACAATACCCCCTCGAAGTCTCGAAAGGCCCCCATGAACACCATTGAACGCACCTGGCTCACGCTGAAACATACGTGGAAGTTTGCCCGCAAGGGCAAGCGCTGCCAGTTTCCCATTCCCAGTCTTCATGTGGACGGCCACGTGGAGTTGGGGGATCTGTGCCGCTTCCGCAACAACGTGACACTGCGCACCCGGGGCGAGGGCAAAATAGTCTTCGGGAACCGTTCCGGTTTGAGCTGGGGCTGCACCGCGGAGGCCCACCAGCTTATCCAGATTGGCAACTACACGGCCATCGCGGAGTACTCCTGGATCTGCGACACCATGCCCGTGCTCAAGGGCTCCACGAAGGGTTGCCGCGAGGTGGCGTACGTTTCAAAGCCGATCCACATCGGCAACGACGTATTCGTTGGCAGCGGCTGCATCATCGGACCCGGCGTCACGATTGGCGACGGCGCCGTGGTGGGCCCCTTCAGCGTGGTGACGCGCGATATTGGACCGCTGGAGATTTGGGCGGGCACGCCGGCGCGCAAGCTCGGCCACCGCACCGAAGGCGTGACCGAGACACAACTCCAGTCGTTGCGCGATCTGGTTGCCGAGCAGGGCATCCAGGGAAATCGCTACGAGAGCCCTTCCCTCGCCCAGAAAATTGCGAAGAAGATCCTTCGGAAACTGAAGAAACTGGTTCGTTAGAAGGTTGCCCATGCCCGTCCGCGCCATCACTTTTGACTACTGGATGACCCTTTTTCGCGAGCAGGACCGCGACGTGCGCCATGAGCACCGCGCGGAAGCCTTCTGCCGGGCCACGGGCGCACCCCAGGCGGACGTAAGCCGCGCGCTCAAGGCCGCCCACGACTACTTCTTTCAGGTTCACGTTGCCGAACAGCGCACGCTGGAACCCATCGATGCGGTGCGCATGGTATGTCGCGATCTGGATCTGAGCATTTCAGATTCGCTCGCCGACGAACTGGCCCACGCCTTCGGCACGTCGATTTTGGTCTATCCCCCCGGCCTGATCGAAGGCGCCCTTGACGCCGTCAAAGCGGCCGCCGCACGGGGCCCCATCGGCATCATCTCCGACAGCGGCATGAGCCCCGGATCTTCACTGAAGAAGTTGCTGGATTTGCATGGATTTACACCCTATTTCACCCACATGACCTTCTCCGACGAGCTCGGTGTGGCCAAACCCCAGGCGGCCATGTTTAATCGAACCGCCGACGCACTCGGCGTGGCCCCACACGAACTCCTGCACATAGGCGATCTGGAACCCACGGATATCGTGGGTGTGCATGCGGTCGGCGGTGTGGGCGCCCTCTTCGCCGGCGCGAATGATCGCTTCGCGGAAAATACGACCGCGGAATACGTCTTTCGCCACTGGGGTGAATTCCTCGACGCGCTACCGGGGATTTGAAAAACGCGGGCTCGGTCGCTCTTACCCCAGTTTCACCCGCTCCAGCGTTGCGCTCCAGGGTGTTTCTTCCGTGCTGATC carries:
- a CDS encoding HAD family hydrolase is translated as MPVRAITFDYWMTLFREQDRDVRHEHRAEAFCRATGAPQADVSRALKAAHDYFFQVHVAEQRTLEPIDAVRMVCRDLDLSISDSLADELAHAFGTSILVYPPGLIEGALDAVKAAAARGPIGIISDSGMSPGSSLKKLLDLHGFTPYFTHMTFSDELGVAKPQAAMFNRTADALGVAPHELLHIGDLEPTDIVGVHAVGGVGALFAGANDRFAENTTAEYVFRHWGEFLDALPGI